One part of the Candidatus Methanoperedens sp. genome encodes these proteins:
- a CDS encoding Nre family DNA repair protein, translating into MDSADSLFRGNSDALCILCRGAKLLCGKERCPVLVKFYSNVKVKPLTDSLSIDGSSPPGVFVGRIGYPYVSVGPLIPPTHGDTTLLDTPEMWIGKSIDDIVDFRSQLVRGKHLVHIRDLDSSRIIEATREMALCASPIDVEAEFLKKPRARLVLDDEVQPFGPTAPLKKIDLGNTRFDQRMEKANNDTDLKAKDAVLDLYKKGTLVSSIQKAFSTGSFGEGKARRFVPTRWSITAVDSMLGADLMEKMKDFPLINEHLVFESWQLDNRFVVLMMPRAWSYELIEAWYPNTVWNPFGKEVAIMSSSEGYEGRTSYAEIGGCYYAARLAVNEYLVKEKRQARVVILREAHPGYIMPVGVWNVRENVRAALKAEPRKFSTLNEAFEYINTRLVIPKERWIKESTVLKDTLFQRGLEDFFRT; encoded by the coding sequence ATGGACTCAGCAGATTCGTTATTCAGGGGCAACAGCGATGCCCTGTGCATATTATGCCGTGGGGCGAAACTGCTGTGCGGCAAGGAGAGATGCCCTGTTCTTGTCAAATTCTACTCAAATGTCAAAGTAAAACCGCTCACGGACAGCCTGAGTATAGACGGGTCCTCACCCCCGGGAGTGTTCGTGGGAAGGATCGGATATCCGTATGTATCTGTAGGCCCGCTCATCCCGCCCACCCATGGAGACACGACCCTCCTGGACACACCCGAGATGTGGATCGGTAAGAGTATCGATGATATCGTGGATTTCCGCTCCCAGCTTGTGAGGGGAAAACATCTGGTGCATATAAGGGATCTTGATAGCAGCAGGATAATCGAAGCCACAAGAGAGATGGCACTGTGCGCTTCCCCGATCGATGTGGAGGCAGAGTTCTTAAAAAAACCCAGGGCAAGACTGGTTCTCGATGACGAAGTGCAGCCATTCGGGCCGACCGCACCTCTCAAAAAGATCGATCTGGGGAATACTAGATTTGACCAGAGAATGGAAAAAGCGAATAACGACACGGATCTCAAGGCAAAGGATGCAGTTCTTGACCTTTATAAGAAAGGCACCCTTGTATCAAGCATCCAGAAAGCGTTTTCAACGGGTTCTTTTGGGGAGGGGAAAGCCCGAAGGTTCGTTCCCACGCGATGGAGCATCACTGCTGTTGACAGCATGCTGGGCGCTGATCTTATGGAAAAGATGAAAGATTTCCCACTCATCAATGAGCACCTTGTTTTTGAATCCTGGCAGCTTGATAACAGGTTCGTTGTCCTGATGATGCCGAGGGCATGGAGCTATGAGCTTATCGAGGCATGGTATCCGAATACGGTCTGGAACCCCTTCGGGAAGGAAGTGGCGATAATGTCATCATCCGAGGGTTATGAAGGAAGGACGAGCTATGCTGAGATCGGAGGGTGTTATTATGCGGCGCGTCTTGCTGTTAACGAGTATCTTGTAAAAGAGAAAAGGCAGGCACGTGTGGTGATATTGAGGGAAGCCCATCCCGGATATATAATGCCTGTAGGCGTGTGGAATGTCCGGGAGAATGTCAGGGCAGCGCTGAAGGCAGAACCCAGGAAGTTCTCAACCCTGAATGAGGCATTTGAATACATTAATACCAGACTTGTTATTCCAAAAGAGCGGTGGATCAAAGAGAGCACTGTACTGAAGGACACTTTATTCCAGAGAGGGCTGGAAGATTTCTTCAGGACATAG